From a single Metopolophium dirhodum isolate CAU chromosome 6, ASM1992520v1, whole genome shotgun sequence genomic region:
- the LOC132947525 gene encoding tigger transposable element-derived protein 4-like produces the protein MASGIKRKALSISDKLNIFKKYDEGLAEKKKQKDIANELGIPPSTLRTLLKNRHEIEQSSLLGGSKRQKLKHGKYEELENILLEWFQQARSLNYPINGGIIMEKAMEIAARLNLTEFSGSTGWLDRFRSRHSIVYRQISGEAESVNNDDIASWKNHVLPNLT, from the coding sequence ATGGCTAGTGGTATAAAACGTAAAGCGCTATCGATTTCTGACAAactcaacattttcaaaaagtaCGATGAAGGATTggctgagaaaaaaaaacaaaaggatATTGCTAATGAACTGGGGATACCTCCTTCCACTTTAAGAactttattgaaaaacagacaTGAAATAGAACAAAGCAGTTTGTTAGGTGGCAGCAaacgacaaaaattaaaacacgggAAGTATGAAgagttggaaaatattttattggagtGGTTTCAACAAGCTCGTAGTTTAAATTATCCAATAAATGGAGGTATAATCATGGAAAAGGCGATGGAGATTGCCGCACGTCTCAACTTAACCGAATTTAGTGGATCGACTGGTTGGCTGGATAGATTTCGGAGTAGGCATAGTATTGTGTACCGTCAAATTTCAGGTGAGGCTGAATCtgttaataatgatgatatagcTTCATGGAAAAATCATgtgttacctaacctaacctaa